TGTCTCTACTTCTTTTGCAAAGCTCAATTGCCAAGAGCGACTTTCCAATTCATCTTCGACGGCTGTTAACAACGCGTCATTGACCATAAGTCACCCTTTATGTCTGACATTTCTTCTTTATTATTATTTTATAAAGCCAGTTTTAAATTCATTTTACGGATCGGATGTACAAATCATGTAACAAAAAACCGTTTAGAGAAATGACTTTTTTTATTACCGCTTAAACGAAAGGCATACTCACTTTTAATTAACTGATCATTCAACAAAGCGAGTGGGACGGCACCATAAAATCTCTCGAAGGCCAAGTTCCATCGATGCCTAATCCAGAGGCGTTTAGCCTGACCACTCTGCCAGGAGGAAAACCCATGCAGCGTAAAAAGCATCCAAAAACCCGCGATTGGACCTTCACGATAGGGCATCGTGAGCTAATCGTGCATCAGCGCTATGAAGTGCTGAGCATGATCAATGATTTCCTGTTGGGCATTTGGTTCACGATCGGGAGTGTCTGCTTCTTTTTTGAAGGTGAGCTAAAAACGCTTGGCGTCTGGCTGTTTGTGATTGGCAGCCTGCAGCTGCTGATACGCCCAACGATTCGCTTACATCGCTATATCTATTTTAAGCAGTTGCCGGACACCGACCACGATGCCTAGCCAGCCTCGTTCAACGCAGTTGGCTGTCTTTACTACCACGCCGGTTATAGCCGCTGAAGGCCGACTGCTGTTTGTCCAACTCACTTTGACAGGCCACACAAAGCCGCACACCCGGAATCGCCTGGCGACGCGCTTCGGGAATGGGATCGCCGCACTCCTCACAGCTTTCCAGGCTTTCGCCACTGGGCAACTGGCGACGGGCACGCTGAACCGCATCGTTTAGCGTGCTCTCCATCTGTTCTTGCTCGGCACCGTCTTTTGCCCATCCACCTGCCATGGCGCTTCTCCTTGTGGTGTGACATCAGAATTTCAGCATAGCAGCCAAAACACATCGGGTAGAACGGGCACACCTGTTTGGTTATGAGCCATCCTCGTGTTTCGATGAGCGCTCAAGCACATCCGGTTCTTGATACGCGTCGGGGTATTTTCGCTTGGCCCGCAGCAAGCGAATAATAGTGACGATGTTGGTCACGACGATGAGTGCTTCTGCGAGCGTACCACCTATGGTGCCAATCAGAAGGTTGTTGAGCATCCATGCCAGAGCCGCCAGCCCCAGAAATACCCGCATACTGATACCGCGCAGCAAAAACATGCCGACGGTGCCCAGCACCATGGCCGTCAGAGGCAGTATATCGACCCAGCTCTGCCAGGTAAGCGCCGCCGCGATACCGCTGACCACCAGCACACCCGCCATGACGCGCTGACTGCCCAGGTAACGGCGGGCTAGCACGATACGCACAATGACCATCACGGTAAGCGCCGCGGCGGTCCAGCTTTGAAAAAACACAAACTGCAGCGCGAAGGCAACGTTAGCCGAAATCAGTATCACGAGCAGCCGGTCATCGTGCTTACTTGAAAACGCCACGAGGCAAAGCACAAGCGCGACCAGGCCAAAAAACTGGCCTGCCAGGGCACTATGACTGAACGACTCGAGCATGGCGGCTAGGCTCCTAGGGGCGAGGTTGGGCCCCCCAGGCTATCATCTTGCTGGCGGAACCGCTGCCAGGCGATGGCGAGAATCGGCAGCAACGCCACCGGTATCAACGACAGGTTGAGCGACGCCCAGCCCAAGCCGCTGACCAGGGGGCCGGCCAGGAACGCGGTGATTGCGACGGTCGAAAATACCAGAAACTCGTTCGCCGCCTGGGTACGGGCTTTTTCCACCGGGCGGTAGCTCTCGGTAAGCAGCCCCGTGGCGGGCAAGAAGGTGAAATTCCAACCAAGCCCGAGCAAGATCAGCGCGACATTGAAGCCTGCTAAACTCATTTGCCACTGTGCCGCCAGCAGGCTTGCGACCAGTAGCAAGCAACCTGCCACGATCATGCGCCGTTGTCCCCACTTGGCGGTTAAATGCCCGGTCACGAACGACGGCAGGAACATCGCCACCACATGCCACTGGATAGTCATCGAGACATGGTCGAAGGAATGCCCTGCACCGGCCATGGCCAATGGCGTCGCCGTCATGGCGAGGTTCATCACCCCATAGCCGACCAGCGCGGCGCATACGGCCACCACAAAACTCGGCTGACGCATGATTTCACCCATGGGCCGCGAGACGCCGTCGGTATGGGTTTCCGCTGCGCTGGGCAGTCGAGTGATGCAGAGTATCAACAGGGCCAGCGCATAGAGCACGCCCAGACCTATAAAACTGCCCAAAAACGCCACCTCAGCGATCTCGCGGCTGATGCGCGCCAGCCAGGGGCCAAAAAACGCCGCCAACACGCCACCGCCCATCACCAAGCCAATGGCACGATCGCGCAGAGCGGGAGGCGCGGCTTCAACGGCCGCAAAACGGTACAGCTGGCCAAACCCGATGCCGATACCAATCAGCCAGGTGCCCGCCATAAACAGTCCAAAGTGCTCGGCTACCAGCGCCTGGGCGGCGACCATGGTGCCGATAAGCCCAATGCTGTTGCCCAGCAAGAAGCCACGTTTACGCCCCAAGCGGCCCATGATCAGCGAGGCCGGAATAGTCGCACACATCAACCCCAACCATTGGGTAGCCACGGGGGCCGTGGACCAATAGGGGCTAGGCGCCAGGGAGGCACCAATCAGCGGTGACACGGCAATTAACAGGATATTGCCGCTGACCAACAGCGCTTGGCAAAGCGACAGCAGCATCACGGTAGTGGGCATGGGTCGGCCTCCGTTAGGGGGTGTTGAATGGATGAGGCAAAGCGCTGGCGATAAACCGAAGGCGACACACCGTAATAGCGCTGAAACTGACGCCGTAACTGCTCGGCCCCACCGAGTCGACAGCGCTGGGCAAGGCGCTCCAGCGCCACAGCCTGGTGAGGTTCAAGCAACGCCAGGCGCGCCTGCTCCAAGCGCAATTGCGTCAGGTAAGCGTTCGGCGTGGTATTCAGGTGACGTTTGAAAAGCCTCGATAGATGACGTGGGGTGACGGCCATGAAAGTCGCCATTTGTTCCACGGAATGCTCGCCAGCAGGGTCGGCGTGCAAGCGGTCAAGCAGTCGGCGCAACGGTCCCGCGGATTGCTGGCCGCGCAATATCTGGCTGAACTGGGATTGCCCTCCCGGGCGATGCAAAAACACCACCAGTTCGCGGGCTACCTGACCAGCCAGCTCGGCGCCGTGGTCGGCTTCCACCAGCGACAACGCCAGGTCGATCCCGGCCGTCACGCCAGCACTGGTGTAACGGCCAGCGCTTTCGATATACAAGGCGTCCGGCTCTACACGGAGCGCAGGGTAGCGTTTGGCCAGCTCGTCGGCATGCCGCCAGTGGGTGGTCACCCGCAGGCCATCCAACAGCCCCGCGGCGGCGAGCAAAAAGGCGCCGCTGCAAATTGAGCCAAGACGGCGCACTTGCGACGCCATTGTATAAAGCGTCTTGAGGACTTCAGGCGCTGCGCATTGACGAGCCACGCCGCTGCCACCCGCCACCAGCAAGGTATCCAGCGGCTGAAACGCCGCCAACTGATCGAGGGAATGGCTGGCCTCAAGTGCTAACCCGCCATTGGTCATCAGCGTACCCGGCGCATCAGCGGCCAGGGTTAGCTGGTATAGCGGCTGCTTGCTCAGCGCGTTGGCACTGGCAAACACCTGCCAGGGGCCGCTCACATCGAGCAGTTGGCAGTCAGGATAGGCAAATAGCGCAACATGGCGGGACACGGTTTTCTCCCTTCAACAGGTAGAAAAGAGTGTCGCCCGTTGGCGGTATGTCGGCAAGGACCATTACCCCACCGATAAAGACATGCGCGCTATCCCGTTTGAGAGACGGGGGCTTCCATCCGCCTTACGCTGGACACAAAATCGCTGAAACGCTCGCCCTGGATGAGCACGTGGTCGCTAAGCGCCTGCTGAGCGCCCTGGGCATCGCCACGTTCAATGGCGTCAAAGATCGTCTGGTGCTCGCTAAGCGAGTTGTGCATTCGCTGACGAACCTGTAGCTGAAGCCGCCGGTAGGGCTTCAGGCGCTGCTTGAGCTGGCGCGCCTCGCTGGCCAGGAAAGTGTTGTGGCTCGCCGTATAGATGCAGTCGTGGAACCCTTCATTCTCGTAATAGTACTCGTCGGTGTCCCCTGCCAGGGCCGCCGCTTCACAACGCTGGTGAGCATCGCGCAGTGCGGCCAGTTCTTGTTCGGTAATACGCCTTGCTGCCAGCCGGCCACACATCCCCTCAAGCTCAGCCATGACCTCAAACATCTCGATCAGCTGGTCGATTCCTACCCTGGCAACGAAGGTGCCCTTTTTGGGCGATACCGTCACCAAACCGCTGGCCACCAGTTGCTGAATCGCCTCGCGCACCGGCGTGCGCGACACGCTGAACTGCTGCCCGAGTATTTCAGGGTCGAGCCGCTCGCCGGGCGAACGGCGTCCGTTAATGATGTCGTCTTCCAATGAATCCTTGAGCCGCTGGGCGTTGGAGCGTTTCGAGCCTGGCATGCGTCACCCCCTTAATTGGCAGCGCTAAACTGTACAGAAAGAATATGTCATAAAGTTGACATTAGCATACGCAGCGCCTATTGATGTATATATCAGCTCGACTGATACATACATAAAGCCAATCCAAGACCACAACAACAATCGTTGGAGACGCCACATGCAACGTAAACACCTATTCACCGCCGCCGCTTTAGGCCTGGCAATCGCCGCTTCACACGCCTCAGCAAATACCGTACTACGCGCTTCCCACCAGTTTCCTGGCGGCCAGGGCGACGTACGCGACGAAATGGTCCAGATGATGGCCGAGGAAGTGGCCAACGCTGACGTGGGCCTGGAAATTGAAGTTTATCCAGGCCAATCGCTATTCAAAGCGCGCGAACAATGGGGCGCCCTGGCGCGCGGTCGGCTGGATATCACCGCACTGCCGCTCGACTATGCCAGCGGCCGCCACCCGGAATTTTCCGCCACGCTGATGCCCGGCCTCGTGCGTAACCACGAGCACGCCCAACGCCTGAACGACTCTGAATACATGGACATGATCAAGGATGTCATTCAGGAAGGCGGCGCACGCGTGCTGGCCGATGCCTGGCTGTCGGGCGGCTTTGCGTCCAGCGAGCGGTGCATTACCTCGCCAGACACCGTCGACGGCCAGGTATTCCGTGCCGCAGGCCCGGCGTTTGAAGAAATGCTCGAGG
This window of the Halomonas sp. SH5A2 genome carries:
- a CDS encoding YrhK family protein, whose translation is MQRKKHPKTRDWTFTIGHRELIVHQRYEVLSMINDFLLGIWFTIGSVCFFFEGELKTLGVWLFVIGSLQLLIRPTIRLHRYIYFKQLPDTDHDA
- a CDS encoding DksA/TraR family C4-type zinc finger protein, which gives rise to MAGGWAKDGAEQEQMESTLNDAVQRARRQLPSGESLESCEECGDPIPEARRQAIPGVRLCVACQSELDKQQSAFSGYNRRGSKDSQLR
- a CDS encoding YgjV family protein, yielding MLESFSHSALAGQFFGLVALVLCLVAFSSKHDDRLLVILISANVAFALQFVFFQSWTAAALTVMVIVRIVLARRYLGSQRVMAGVLVVSGIAAALTWQSWVDILPLTAMVLGTVGMFLLRGISMRVFLGLAALAWMLNNLLIGTIGGTLAEALIVVTNIVTIIRLLRAKRKYPDAYQEPDVLERSSKHEDGS
- a CDS encoding MFS transporter codes for the protein MPTTVMLLSLCQALLVSGNILLIAVSPLIGASLAPSPYWSTAPVATQWLGLMCATIPASLIMGRLGRKRGFLLGNSIGLIGTMVAAQALVAEHFGLFMAGTWLIGIGIGFGQLYRFAAVEAAPPALRDRAIGLVMGGGVLAAFFGPWLARISREIAEVAFLGSFIGLGVLYALALLILCITRLPSAAETHTDGVSRPMGEIMRQPSFVVAVCAALVGYGVMNLAMTATPLAMAGAGHSFDHVSMTIQWHVVAMFLPSFVTGHLTAKWGQRRMIVAGCLLLVASLLAAQWQMSLAGFNVALILLGLGWNFTFLPATGLLTESYRPVEKARTQAANEFLVFSTVAITAFLAGPLVSGLGWASLNLSLIPVALLPILAIAWQRFRQQDDSLGGPTSPLGA
- a CDS encoding GlxA family transcriptional regulator; translation: MSRHVALFAYPDCQLLDVSGPWQVFASANALSKQPLYQLTLAADAPGTLMTNGGLALEASHSLDQLAAFQPLDTLLVAGGSGVARQCAAPEVLKTLYTMASQVRRLGSICSGAFLLAAAGLLDGLRVTTHWRHADELAKRYPALRVEPDALYIESAGRYTSAGVTAGIDLALSLVEADHGAELAGQVARELVVFLHRPGGQSQFSQILRGQQSAGPLRRLLDRLHADPAGEHSVEQMATFMAVTPRHLSRLFKRHLNTTPNAYLTQLRLEQARLALLEPHQAVALERLAQRCRLGGAEQLRRQFQRYYGVSPSVYRQRFASSIQHPLTEADPCPLP
- a CDS encoding GntR family transcriptional regulator, which produces MPGSKRSNAQRLKDSLEDDIINGRRSPGERLDPEILGQQFSVSRTPVREAIQQLVASGLVTVSPKKGTFVARVGIDQLIEMFEVMAELEGMCGRLAARRITEQELAALRDAHQRCEAAALAGDTDEYYYENEGFHDCIYTASHNTFLASEARQLKQRLKPYRRLQLQVRQRMHNSLSEHQTIFDAIERGDAQGAQQALSDHVLIQGERFSDFVSSVRRMEAPVSQTG
- the dctP gene encoding TRAP transporter substrate-binding protein DctP, with translation MQRKHLFTAAALGLAIAASHASANTVLRASHQFPGGQGDVRDEMVQMMAEEVANADVGLEIEVYPGQSLFKAREQWGALARGRLDITALPLDYASGRHPEFSATLMPGLVRNHEHAQRLNDSEYMDMIKDVIQEGGARVLADAWLSGGFASSERCITSPDTVDGQVFRAAGPAFEEMLEAAGASIASMPSSEIYTAMQTGVLDAANTSSMSFVSYRLYEQVDCLTQPGDYALWFMYEPILISEQVWQGLNEEQQTALMEAGEKAEAFFAEEAASIDQQMVDVYEENDVEVVKMTEEDYNAWLEIARETSYKNFAENVPNGQAIIDAALAVE